The window ACAGCGGGTTGACGTGGCGCTTCTCGGGGTTGTCGTACTGTCGCGACTGCAGTGCGTAGCCGATAATCGTCCCATCGGCCGCGCTGACGCGCTCGTTTGCGAGCACTGGAACCCGTTCCCCCTCGCGCATGTGGCCCTGTGGTGGATCGCGCAGTTTTCCACAGAGTAAGTTCTTCGCGACGCCGATTGTAGGACGGTCGAGCATGACGCCGATATGCGTGGCGATGCCGGCTTCACGGTAATGGATTCGCCCGCTCCCGTCCACGATTGCGAGGTCGGGGTCGACTGACAACTGCTCGAACGCCTTCAGAATCGCACTCCCCTCGCGGAACGAGAGGAGGCCGGGGATGTACGGGATTTCGGTTTCGACGACGGCATGTGTTCGCTCGATGACTTCCCCGTCGCGTGCCGCGACGATGGCGCTGACCGCCTGCTCACCGACGAAGGCCTGGTCCACGCCGACGACGATCGGTGCGTTCGTGGTATCTGCGGTCGGGAGTCGGGATTGAGCGTCATCGGAGGGGCCGGCGCGAACGCTGTCGGGGTCGAAATCGAACTCGTCCTCGAACACCGCCGTCTCGGCGACTTCGTACTGGAGCGCCTCCATCTCCTCCCGCGAGAGGGAGGCGTCGGGTGCGAATTCGGGATGAACCACGCGCATTAGAACCGTCGACCGCCCATGCCGCCGCGCCCGCCGCCACCGAACTCGAGCTGTTTCGGGGCGCGCTCGCCTTCCTTCTTGAGCTTCGCACCGTACAGCAGTCCCAGACCGAGTCCCGTCAGGTGGGCGAGTTGTGCGACGCCGCCCGCGCCGATGCCACCGAGGACGCTCGTGAACGCCGAATAGACGGCGAATCCGAGCGTCGCCAGCCACAGCGGCATCGGGATGATGAAGTAGAGGTAGATACGAAGGTTCGGGTTCAACACCGTCAGTACGCCCATGATCGCCGCAATCGCACCGCTCGCCCCGAGGACGGGAACGAAGACGCCCGGTTCGGTGAGGATGGTCGCCCAGACCTGTGCGAGACCGGAAACTGCGCCGGTTATCAGGAACAGGATCGTGAACTTCTCGCTCCCGATACGACGCTCGACGACGGGACCGAAGAAGTACAGCACGAGGCTGTTGATGGCGATATGACCGAAGCTACCGTGCGCGAAAACCGACGTGAACCACGTCCAAACGTAGAACGGATGGGCCGTGTTCAGCGTGAAGATGTTCAACCATTCGGCCGACCCGGACGGAATTCCGAACAGAATCGGAACGATAGCGTACTGGAACAGAAACGTCAACCACATCAAGCCGAGGAAGACGAACGTCATGTTTCCACGGAAGTACGCGAGTGGCCCGCCCGTGCCGGTGTTCACGCCAAAACTTCGACCGCGGCTTTGGCCGTTCACGCTATCGTCGAAGCCGCTGTCGAAGACGCCTTTCGGGTCGTTCCACTGGTTTAGCCCCGGACACGAATGGTTTTCCGGCAGGCGGTGGTCGGCACAGAACGTGTTGCCGCACATCCGACACTGATACGGCATGTTCTCGTGTTCCCCACACTCGTCGCATTGCGCCATTGTTCCGACTTTTGAACCGATAGGTCAAATGGGTTTGGGTGACGTGTGGCGTCGCCGGTTACGTTCGAGTCCGACTCCGATGGACGAACGTCGGAAATCCCCGTCCAAGTAGATACGCGAACGTTCCGAACATCGTTCCCGAGAAAAGACAGAGTCCGAATAGTTTCGGGGCGAGGAGTCGGAAACCGGACAGTCGGAGGCCGTCAATGGCCGCGAGGAAGAGTCCAATCAACGGAGCGGTACTAAGGGTCCAACAGTCCCCCACCGAACCGCCGCGAGACGCGTACGCGACGGAAACCGCGAAGCCGACCAATGCGAGAACGGTCGTGGAGGCGTTCACCTGCGACCCGAGAACACCGACACCACCTTCGACGACGGGTGACGGGGCAACGCCTCGCGTTAGCAGCGCAAGCCCCGACGCGAACAGCAAAACGCTGCTCGTCTCCGCTCGGAGCGTCGGAAAGACGGTTACCGTGGAATCGGACGTGCGCGAACCCATACTATTTGTGTCTAGTTCGCGGGTTTAGCTCAAAGTGATTTACGGCCGTTCAAACGGGTCGGGGGGGGGGCTATTCCGGCTTCCGTCCGCCGTAAACGGCGAAGTTGTAGTACTGCCAGAGCGAGGTGACGGCGTCGAATTCCGCCTCGCGGAGCCACACCAGTTGGTTGGTCAACGTGTCGGGGTCGTCGTAGTCGTCGCTGGCTTGCCAGCGGTTCATGAACTCCTCTTCTTCCCATCCCTTCGAACGAACCCAGTTTTTGATCATCGCATCCGAGAGGGTTTCCAGGTGCGGTGCGTCGAACCGCACCACGTCGCCATTGACGAACCAACCGCCGGGAACGAGCGCTTCGTGAATCGCGTCGAACAATGTCCGTTTTTCGTCGGACGAGAGGTGGTGAACGGCAAGCGAGGAGATGACGAGGTCGAACGCCTCGGTTGCGTCGGGATGGTCGTCCGGAAACGCCCCCTGCTCGATTTGGACGCGGTCGTCGAACGTCTCCAGTTTCCGTTCCGCTTCCGAGAGCATCCGTTCACTGTGGTCCACCGCGAGGACGGTGCTCTCGGGGAAGCGAGTGAGGAGTTTCGCCGTGAGTTCACCAGTTCCTGCACCGAGTTCGAGAACGCGAACCGCGTCGTCGCGTTCCTGTGGTGGTGCGTTCAAAATCGTGTCGTGAAGTTCGTCATACCGCGGAACGATAGCCTCGATACCGGGGTCGTAGACGCGGGAGTCCTCGAAGACCTCTCCGGGTTTCTTCATGCCCCCTGTTGTAGTGCGAGCGATTAATGCTTTTTCAAGCCTCATCCCGTCGATGAGATTTATTCGCCGAGCGCATAGGGCAGGAAGCTTTTGCTTCCCCGACGACGAGTATTGGGTGTGAAAGAGTACGAGCGCAAAGGATTGCTGGAGCGCGTCGAGCGCGAGGGGGCGACCATTGGCGCCTCGATCCCTGCGGAAATCACGGTCCAGGGGAAAGACATCGATCTGCGCGAGTTCGTCTTCGAAATAAAGCGCAGGGAGACGATTCCGCCGGGCGAACGCGAGAAAGTGGAACGGGCCAAAACGAACCTTCGGCGGGAGCGACTCCAGCGAAAGCAGCGACTCGAAGAGGATGACATCTCCCGCGAAGCAGGCGAACGACTGGTCGAGAGCATCATCGGTATCGACCGAGCGCTGAACGCACTGGAGAGCCTCGGCCCGACGAACCTCGAAGCCGAAGAGCGAGCGAACGACGCGGCCGACAAGAAACGGTGGATGTCGTTTCTCCAGAAAGCATTGGGTAACAGAGACGCAAGCAAACGCTCACGACTATGACCCGAAACGCCGAAATCGCGGACCTGTTCGACGAGTACGCGGACCTCCTCGAGGCACAGGACGTACAGTACAAACCCCAGTCGTACCGACGGGCCGCGGACAATATCCGCGACCATCCGGCGGATATCGAGGCGTTGGCCGAGGATGGACCGGACGCCGTCAGCGAGATTCCACAGGTGGGCGAATCCATCGCGGCAAAGGTCGTCGAATACTTCGAGACGGGCGAAATCGAGGCACTGGAAGCGGAGCGCGCGAACCTTCCCGTTCAGATGGAGGAGTTAACTCGTGTCGAGGGTGTTGGCCCGAAAACCGTCGGAATCCTGTACGAGGAACTCGGCGTCGAGACCCTGGACGACTTGGAGGAGGCCGCCCGTGCCGAGAAAATTCGGGAGATCAAGGGTTTCGGCCCGAAGACGGAGCAAAACATCGTCGATGGCATCGAATTCGCCCGCACGGTCCGAGGGCGTGAACTCCTCGGGAACGCTCGGCCAGTCGGTGAACAGGTACTCGCGTATTTTGCCGGCGTGCAATCGGTCGGACGCTGTGAACTCGCCGGTTCGCTTCGGCGCTGGCGAGAGACTATCGGTGACGTGGACGTGCTGGCCGAAAGCGACGACAAGCAAGCCGTCATCGAGGCGTTCACCGACTGGGAACGTGCGACGGAAGTCATCGAAGCGGGGACGGACAAGGCGGCGGTTCGTGTCTCGGACGTGCGAATCGACCTTCGCGTCGTCGTTCCGGAGGAGTTTGGGAGCGCACTCCAGTACTTTACCGGAAGCAAAAACCACAACATCACGCTTCGAAACCACGCCATCGAGCGCGATTTGAAAGTGAACGAGTACGGCGTGTTCGACGTCTCCGACGTGGACGACCCCGACGCGGGACAACGCGTCGGCGAGAAAGTCGCGGGCGAAACCGAGGAGAGCATGTACGAAGCCCTCGACCTGCCGTGGATTGCCCCCGAAATGCGCGAGGACAACGGGGAAATCGACGCTGCGCTCGCCGGGGAACTGCCGGACCTTCTCGAGGAGGGCGACGTTCGAGGCGACCTTCACCTTCACACGAACTGGTCGGACGGGAACGACACCATCGAGGAGATGGTCGAAGGTGCCGTCGAGTTCGGGCACGAATACGTCTCTATCTCCGACCACGCAACGGGACCGGGAATGGGCGGCGGCGTCGGATTGGACGACGACGAACTCCGCGAGCAGATTGCTGACATTCGAAGCGTCGGGGAGGATGCCGCTATCGACGTGTTCGCGGGCGTCGAGGCAAACATCGACACGGAGGGTGAAATCAGCGTGGCAGACGACGTGCTGGCCGAATTGGACATCGTCGTCGCATCGCCACACAGCGGTCTCGATGGCGACGCCACCGAGCGCCTGATTCGGGCTATCGAGCATCCAAGCGTGGATATTCTGGGCCATCCGAGCGGTCGGCTCATCAATCAACGCCCCGGACTCGATTTCGACGTACGCGAGGTTGCGACCGCCGCTGCGGAACATAACGTAGCACTCGAGATCAACAGCAACCCGCACCGACTCGATCTGTGGGGTGGTGCGGTACAGGTCGCCATCGAAGCAGGCGCAACCATCGCGATCGACACGGACGCTCACAGCCCCGGGGAGTATCAGAACATTCGATACGGTGTCCATACCGCCCGACGGGGATGGACGGAAGCGGCGGACGTGCTGAATACGTGGGACGTCTCGGACGTTCGTGATTTCATTCACTGATGCCGACCGACTCGTCACGTCCCACACACCCGGCGCTCTTTCTCGACGTGATGCTGGGGAAGCTGACGACCTACCTCCGAATGTGTGGTTACGATACCGCGTACGCGCTCGATAGCGGTATCGAGGACGACGACGAAATCCTCGAACTCGCGAGGAACGAGGGTCGAACCCTCGTGACACGGGACGTGCGACTTTCGGAACGTGCGGAGGATGCGATCCTATTGGAATCGCTCGCCGTGACTGACCAACTGCGAGAACTCACGGAGTGGGGATTCGACCTGTCGCTGACGGTACCCGTCCGATGTTCTTCGTGCAATGGTCGATTGATTCGAGATGACGACTCGCCCGAACATGCACCGGATGGGAAACGGATGTGGCGGTGTGTGGATTGTGGAAAACAGTTTTGGAGAGGAAGCCACTGGGCGTCGGTCGAGCGAACGCTCGCCGACCTGTAAAAAGGGAACGATCAGAGATTGGACCGCCACTCGTCACAGGCATTCATGTCGGTCATTCGCTGCTGGTGGAGGCCACAGTAGGGCGTCATTCCGTCGTCGGTGCGGGCGTAATCGAAGTGAGCGCAGTTGCCACAGTAGGTGTCGGTCGGATGGTCGGGATCCGTGGGTGCCGTCGTCACTCGTGCGGGTTTCGAATCCGCGGGCGACGCGATACCGTTCGTCGTCGCGCCGCCGTCGCTCACGGTATCCATGCTTCCCCCCGTTTGGTCGCCGAAGACGCCGATACTGCCGAACCCACGCTGGCGCTCGACCTCCACGATTTTCATCTCACCTTTGCGTGTCACTTCCATCGTGACGGTTCCGCCGGGGTCGTTACGCGTTTTGAAGTTCACGATGGCGACGAACAGACAACAAAACGTCGTGATGAGGCCGACGAAGTACACCGCGACGACCGGAAGGGTGAGTCGGTCACCGTATTCCAGCCAGTGGCGGGGATACGCGTACGAGAACATTGCGACGCCGAGAACGGAGATGCTCGAACCGATGGCGACTGCCGCACGGATGCGGTTGCTGGTCGCCTGGAGGACGGTGAAAATGCCGACGAATACCGCCGGAACGCCCAATCCGGCGGTGATTCCAGCGAGTTTTCGGGAACCCCATTTGTCGAGTCCGACCGACGCGAAAAGGTCGGTCGTCGCCGCGAGAATCCCGACGACAACGAGCAGTGACCCGGCGAGGAAGAGGCCGACGCCGAGGGAGAGGCGTCGCGGGCGCTTTTTGACACCGTCACGCCCTTGGTATGTTTCCCCGAGGATTGTCATATGTCCGTCATTGGACCCCTCCTACAAAACTACTGCGTCAGACGAGTATCATCTGTATGATCGTTTTGGACGAAATATGGTGAAAATGGGGTGAGAGGGTCAGGATGCTATTTGTCACTGTTCTATTTTTTCGATAGATCGGCGACCACCAACGGTGAAGAAGCATGCCGAACGATGACCGGTTCTCTTATTTTTAACATTTTCTGGATGCTCGCAGTCCACCGCGAGCGACGACGGAGGAGCGGGCCGACGACCGAGCGTCGCGTAGTTCTCGTGAACGAAGTGAACGAGAGCAGGGAAGTGCTTGCCCCTCCCGTGTGAGTAGGACCGTCTTCCGGTGTCTTCGGTCGAACTTTGCCAGGGTGGCGAACGCGACAGCGTGATTCGCGCTGACACTACCGCTCGACCGTCGCAAAAGGTCGTGTCGAAAAGCATAATCCCCACGCTGCCAAACGCCCCGGTATGGCTGACGACAACGAGGACGAAAGTCCCGCCGTCGAACTCGGTGACCGTGATCCGGTCGAGGGTGTTCCGGTCGCACGCATCTCTTCCCGACTATACTGGCCCGTTCAGAAGAGCGAAATCGTTCGAAAGGAAGGCGACGAAACGATTCGAACCCCCGACGGCCCACGGACGCTCGCAGACGTCCTCGCGGACGTGGACGAGACGTACTTCCAGTCCGAACACGAATTTATGGCAAACGTCCGAGAAACCATCGGCACCGGCCCGGTTCCAACCGCGAACGATTCGTGAGCGTTACTCGGTCGATCGAGGAGCGGACGTTCGGATTGACGTGGGTACAGCTATCGCTTTTGGTCGGTGCACTGTTGACGGTCGCGTGGTCGTGGTGGACGGTTCCGGCCGAGGATCTAAACGCACGACTCGTACGAGACGTAACGCTGTACATCGCCATTCCTGGCCTGTTGGCGGTCACCCACGGACGGCATCTCGGCTATCGAGTGGACCGTCACGCGATTCGAAACAGCCTCATTTTGGCCGCATTCGTGATTCCATTCTACGTCGTCGGGTCGTCGCTTCCTTCCATTCGCACGTACTATCCGATGTGGAGTACGTCGCCCGCACTCGGGAGCTTTCTGCCGCACGCGATAAAGCAGTTCATCGTGGTGCTTGCCGCCGAAACGTACTACCGAGGATTACTCTGTGTCGGCGTTCGAAAGATCGGCTTCAAAAGCGTGTTCATCAGTCCGATTATCTATGCGTTCCACCACCTCGGAAAACCACCGATAGAACTCATGCTTTCGGGACCGACCGACGTGCTGTTTGGTGCGGCGGATTACGACTGTAACTCGCTTCTCCCATCGGTCGTCGCGCACGGACTTGGACTCATCATGCTCGACTGGTTGGTGCTCCACGGCCCACTGATTCGACCGGAGACGGTACTCAACTGGCTATCGTGGCTTCCGATTCCGCTGTAACGGCGGTCGAGCGGGAACCCCTGCTCACCCGGAAGTTTAAATCGGATGCCGGAACCAGTATCCGATGAACGATGTTCCAGATGGTCGAGTGGGTCGAGGACGACGTGCCCCCGATGGCCGCGCTCGCCATCGCTATCGTCGCCGTGAGCACGAGTGCGATTCTCATCGAACTGAGTAGCGCGCCGAGCATCATCAAGGCGTTCTACCGGGTACTTTTCACGACGCTCCTGCTCGCTCCGCTCGCCGTCACGCGCTATCGGGACGACCTCAACACCTTCTCGCGGCGCGATTTTTTCGTCGCCATTATCACTGGCGGTGCACTCGCGGCCCACTTCGTCGCGTGGTTCGAAAGCTTGGAGTGGACGACCGTGGCCGCCTCGGTGACGCTCGTACAGTCACAACCTCTGTTCGTCGCGTTCGGGGCGTGGGCACTGCTCGACGAGCGCGTCACTCGGCGAACCGTGATCGGGATTTTCATCGCACTGGTAGGAATGATTGCGATGTCGTTTGGCGGCCTCCTCTCCGGAAACGTCGTTGCCGGACAGCGACCCCTCTACGGAAATGGATTGGCCGTCATCGGAGCAATCGCTGCCGCTGGTTACGTGCTTGCTGGGCGGTCTCTTCGCCAACGCGTTTCGCTAGTCCCGTACGTGACCGTCGTGTACGGTGTCTGTACCGCCGTCCTGTTCGTCATTGCCCTAACGAGTGACGCAACCATCGCGCTGACCGCCTATCAGCCGACCGAGTGGCTGCTGTTCCTCGGGATGGCTGTGGGACCGGGGATCTTCGGTCATACGGTCATCAACTGGGTGTTGAAATACGTCGAATCGAGCGTCGTCAGCGTCTCACTCCTCGGCGAACCCGTCGGAAGTACCTTACTCGCGCTTTTTTTACTCGCCGAAATCCCGGGCATTGCGACAGTTCTGGGTGGGCTCGTCGTCCTCGGCGGCATCTACGTGACATCGACCGCGAACGGATCGACGACTGACGAGACTGACAAATCCGAACCGGTGGAGCAGTCGAAGCAGTCGGAGCACTCCGGTCAGTAGTCGGGGCGCTCTTCGTAATCGATGGGGTCACGGACATCGATATTGTGGAACGCCTGTAAGCGATAGGCACAGGCATCACAGGTTCCGCAGGCCGGTTCTTCCTCCCGATAGCAACTCCACGTGTGTTCGTAGGGAACGTCGAGTTTGACTCCCCGTTCGGCGATATCGGTCTTACTCCATTCGACGAACGGCGCGACGAGTTCGATATCCGTCTCGTCCTTCGTTCCCACATCTACGACCCGCTGAAATGCCTCGAAAAACGCCGGTCTGCAGTCGGGATAGCCGGAGAAATCCTCGCTGTGAGCGCCGATAAAGACGGCAGCACAGTCGTTCGCCTCCGCACAGGAGACTGCCATCGAGAGAAGGTTCGCGTTCCGAAACGGGACGTAGGTGTCCGGTACGTCATCGCTTTCCAAATCCGCGTCCTCCACGCTCATCCCGTCATCTGTCAGACTCGACCCGCCGATCGTCGCGAGGTGGCTCGTTTCGACGTGAAGGAATTCGGCCCCGAGTTCGTCCGCCTGCTGTTTTGCACAGTCGTACTCTTTGCCTTCGGTTCGCTGGCCGTAGGAGGTGTGCATGAAGTATGGCTCGAACCCTCGGTCGCGGGCTTCGTAGGCCGCGGTTGCGCTGTCCATCCCGCCGGAGGCAAGAATGACGGCCCGTTTCGTGGTCGATGCGCTGGTACTGGTTTCCGTGTCTGTCGTATTTCGTGTCATAGTCACTTCGTCTGAAAACTCACGTCCCCGGTGCGTCGTTCCACAAATCGACGTGCAGTCGCGGGGTATACCGGTAACCGGACTTCATCGCGAGTTCCGCGACTCGTTCGCGTGTTTCGTCCAATCCATCACGGGTTGCCCCTTCTGGCATGAGGAGCACGTCGGTGTCGTGAATGGGGACTTCGGCGGCGTCACGAACGTCCGCGACGAGCGTTTTGATCTCCTTCATGTCGGACTCGTCCGTGACGACGAACTTCAGTTGCGTCTCGTAGTTGTTTACGAACGTCGCCAGTGTATCGATATCGATTCGTCGTTCTTCGTGACGCTCCGCCCATTCACCCTCACCTTTCGGGTCGCGTTCGGCGGTCGGCGTCGAGGAAGCGAGCTTCGGGCTGATACTCGCCAGATCGATGGCCGTGTCGGTGAAAATCGTCCCGTTCGTTTCGACAGTCGTGTGATATCCGGCGTTCGAGAGGCGTTCGAGCAGGTGGCTCACGTCGTCGTGAACCAACGGCTCCCCGCCCGTGACGACGACGTGATTCGCGTCGGAGGATTCTACCTCGTCGATGATTTCCGAGAGCGTCATCCCGGCGTGCGTCGGCTCCCACGAGGTATGATAGGAGTCGCAGAACCAACACCGGAGGTTACAGCCACTCGTTCGAATGAACACGCTCGGCGTCCCGGCGAGCTTGCCCTCCCCCTGAAGCGAGTAGAACAACTCGTTGATGGGAAGCGTACGTGCGTCGGTGTTCGTGTCTTCCTCCATGTTAGCGCTCGTCTCCGTCTTTGCGTCGGCGTTCACCGGCATGCTTACACCGGACCGCCGCAGAGTTCGGCGGTTTCGCTAACTGCAACCGAAATATCGGAGACGGTGTCCGGAAGTTCCTCGCTGAGACGGCGTTCGAGAACGAGGCTCATGACTTCCGCCGTCGGCGGGGAGTCGAACACGACGACGGCATCCGAATCGCCGCTCGTCTCGAAGGCGTCGATGAGCGGGTCGCCGCCCTCCAGGAGGAACCGATGATCCCACTCGGATATTACCGCAGTAACCTCCCCCTTGTCCACGACCCATCCTTCCTCGGTGAGTTCGCCGACGAGCGTCACCTCGATTTCGTAGTTGTGGCCGTGCGGCCGGCTACATTTCCCATCGTGATGGAGCAGTCGATGGCCGGTGCTGATACGAATCGGTCGGTCACGCCCGATGTGGAGGGTTCGCTTCGGAGATGATTCCGATACAGACTCAGGCATATTCGAAGATTATCGAGAGAATACTTAAGCTGTGTCACTCCGCGCCGGTCGATGGCTACAGCAGCCGGCGCAAGAGTCGCAGCGGGAGGGTAATGATTGCGATCACGACGTTGATGATCGAGCGCAGTACGGAACGGATGGGTGTGAGTATCGACAGCATGGCTTCGAATTTAGGTGGGAGAAAGCTGTTCGTTATGGTTGCACATGCAAGCTTGGCTGGAACACCATCGCTTTCGAAATCGCGTTCGTGAGACGTACTCCGTCAGGGATTCGAACCACCTGAAGACGCTTCCTCGCCTTCGGCGAGACTGCCTCTTTCGTACTTCAAATCCCAGAGCGTCCGCTTTTCCGAATGAAATGAGGAAATGCTCCGTCAGGGATTTGAACCCTGGTCCTTGCCGTGAGAGGGCAAGATGATTGGCCGGACTACACCAACGGAGCGCATTCTTGAGTAATCGCACGGACCGTTTAACAGTTGTGTTTTGGGGACGCTGTGGCCCGGTGTGGCACATTC of the Haladaptatus caseinilyticus genome contains:
- a CDS encoding CPBP family glutamic-type intramembrane protease, whose product is MEERTFGLTWVQLSLLVGALLTVAWSWWTVPAEDLNARLVRDVTLYIAIPGLLAVTHGRHLGYRVDRHAIRNSLILAAFVIPFYVVGSSLPSIRTYYPMWSTSPALGSFLPHAIKQFIVVLAAETYYRGLLCVGVRKIGFKSVFISPIIYAFHHLGKPPIELMLSGPTDVLFGAADYDCNSLLPSVVAHGLGLIMLDWLVLHGPLIRPETVLNWLSWLPIPL
- a CDS encoding endonuclease V, with product MRVVHPEFAPDASLSREEMEALQYEVAETAVFEDEFDFDPDSVRAGPSDDAQSRLPTADTTNAPIVVGVDQAFVGEQAVSAIVAARDGEVIERTHAVVETEIPYIPGLLSFREGSAILKAFEQLSVDPDLAIVDGSGRIHYREAGIATHIGVMLDRPTIGVAKNLLCGKLRDPPQGHMREGERVPVLANERVSAADGTIIGYALQSRQYDNPEKRHVNPLYVSPGHRIGAETTAELVWRLCAGYKLPEPTRRADAYADEVKETVGS
- the queC gene encoding 7-cyano-7-deazaguanine synthase QueC; amino-acid sequence: MTRNTTDTETSTSASTTKRAVILASGGMDSATAAYEARDRGFEPYFMHTSYGQRTEGKEYDCAKQQADELGAEFLHVETSHLATIGGSSLTDDGMSVEDADLESDDVPDTYVPFRNANLLSMAVSCAEANDCAAVFIGAHSEDFSGYPDCRPAFFEAFQRVVDVGTKDETDIELVAPFVEWSKTDIAERGVKLDVPYEHTWSCYREEEPACGTCDACAYRLQAFHNIDVRDPIDYEERPDY
- a CDS encoding class I SAM-dependent methyltransferase encodes the protein MKKPGEVFEDSRVYDPGIEAIVPRYDELHDTILNAPPQERDDAVRVLELGAGTGELTAKLLTRFPESTVLAVDHSERMLSEAERKLETFDDRVQIEQGAFPDDHPDATEAFDLVISSLAVHHLSSDEKRTLFDAIHEALVPGGWFVNGDVVRFDAPHLETLSDAMIKNWVRSKGWEEEEFMNRWQASDDYDDPDTLTNQLVWLREAEFDAVTSLWQYYNFAVYGGRKPE
- a CDS encoding 7-carboxy-7-deazaguanine synthase QueE gives rise to the protein MPVNADAKTETSANMEEDTNTDARTLPINELFYSLQGEGKLAGTPSVFIRTSGCNLRCWFCDSYHTSWEPTHAGMTLSEIIDEVESSDANHVVVTGGEPLVHDDVSHLLERLSNAGYHTTVETNGTIFTDTAIDLASISPKLASSTPTAERDPKGEGEWAERHEERRIDIDTLATFVNNYETQLKFVVTDESDMKEIKTLVADVRDAAEVPIHDTDVLLMPEGATRDGLDETRERVAELAMKSGYRYTPRLHVDLWNDAPGT
- a CDS encoding DUF5788 family protein, coding for MKEYERKGLLERVEREGATIGASIPAEITVQGKDIDLREFVFEIKRRETIPPGEREKVERAKTNLRRERLQRKQRLEEDDISREAGERLVESIIGIDRALNALESLGPTNLEAEERANDAADKKRWMSFLQKALGNRDASKRSRL
- a CDS encoding rhomboid family intramembrane serine protease yields the protein MAQCDECGEHENMPYQCRMCGNTFCADHRLPENHSCPGLNQWNDPKGVFDSGFDDSVNGQSRGRSFGVNTGTGGPLAYFRGNMTFVFLGLMWLTFLFQYAIVPILFGIPSGSAEWLNIFTLNTAHPFYVWTWFTSVFAHGSFGHIAINSLVLYFFGPVVERRIGSEKFTILFLITGAVSGLAQVWATILTEPGVFVPVLGASGAIAAIMGVLTVLNPNLRIYLYFIIPMPLWLATLGFAVYSAFTSVLGGIGAGGVAQLAHLTGLGLGLLYGAKLKKEGERAPKQLEFGGGGRGGMGGRRF
- a CDS encoding Mut7-C RNAse domain-containing protein, which translates into the protein MPTDSSRPTHPALFLDVMLGKLTTYLRMCGYDTAYALDSGIEDDDEILELARNEGRTLVTRDVRLSERAEDAILLESLAVTDQLRELTEWGFDLSLTVPVRCSSCNGRLIRDDDSPEHAPDGKRMWRCVDCGKQFWRGSHWASVERTLADL
- the polX gene encoding DNA polymerase/3'-5' exonuclease PolX; the encoded protein is MTRNAEIADLFDEYADLLEAQDVQYKPQSYRRAADNIRDHPADIEALAEDGPDAVSEIPQVGESIAAKVVEYFETGEIEALEAERANLPVQMEELTRVEGVGPKTVGILYEELGVETLDDLEEAARAEKIREIKGFGPKTEQNIVDGIEFARTVRGRELLGNARPVGEQVLAYFAGVQSVGRCELAGSLRRWRETIGDVDVLAESDDKQAVIEAFTDWERATEVIEAGTDKAAVRVSDVRIDLRVVVPEEFGSALQYFTGSKNHNITLRNHAIERDLKVNEYGVFDVSDVDDPDAGQRVGEKVAGETEESMYEALDLPWIAPEMREDNGEIDAALAGELPDLLEEGDVRGDLHLHTNWSDGNDTIEEMVEGAVEFGHEYVSISDHATGPGMGGGVGLDDDELREQIADIRSVGEDAAIDVFAGVEANIDTEGEISVADDVLAELDIVVASPHSGLDGDATERLIRAIEHPSVDILGHPSGRLINQRPGLDFDVREVATAAAEHNVALEINSNPHRLDLWGGAVQVAIEAGATIAIDTDAHSPGEYQNIRYGVHTARRGWTEAADVLNTWDVSDVRDFIH
- a CDS encoding DUF5789 family protein; the protein is MADDNEDESPAVELGDRDPVEGVPVARISSRLYWPVQKSEIVRKEGDETIRTPDGPRTLADVLADVDETYFQSEHEFMANVRETIGTGPVPTANDS
- a CDS encoding DMT family transporter, giving the protein MFQMVEWVEDDVPPMAALAIAIVAVSTSAILIELSSAPSIIKAFYRVLFTTLLLAPLAVTRYRDDLNTFSRRDFFVAIITGGALAAHFVAWFESLEWTTVAASVTLVQSQPLFVAFGAWALLDERVTRRTVIGIFIALVGMIAMSFGGLLSGNVVAGQRPLYGNGLAVIGAIAAAGYVLAGRSLRQRVSLVPYVTVVYGVCTAVLFVIALTSDATIALTAYQPTEWLLFLGMAVGPGIFGHTVINWVLKYVESSVVSVSLLGEPVGSTLLALFLLAEIPGIATVLGGLVVLGGIYVTSTANGSTTDETDKSEPVEQSKQSEHSGQ
- a CDS encoding DUF7139 domain-containing protein, which gives rise to MTILGETYQGRDGVKKRPRRLSLGVGLFLAGSLLVVVGILAATTDLFASVGLDKWGSRKLAGITAGLGVPAVFVGIFTVLQATSNRIRAAVAIGSSISVLGVAMFSYAYPRHWLEYGDRLTLPVVAVYFVGLITTFCCLFVAIVNFKTRNDPGGTVTMEVTRKGEMKIVEVERQRGFGSIGVFGDQTGGSMDTVSDGGATTNGIASPADSKPARVTTAPTDPDHPTDTYCGNCAHFDYARTDDGMTPYCGLHQQRMTDMNACDEWRSNL
- a CDS encoding 6-pyruvoyl trahydropterin synthase family protein is translated as MPESVSESSPKRTLHIGRDRPIRISTGHRLLHHDGKCSRPHGHNYEIEVTLVGELTEEGWVVDKGEVTAVISEWDHRFLLEGGDPLIDAFETSGDSDAVVVFDSPPTAEVMSLVLERRLSEELPDTVSDISVAVSETAELCGGPV